The Streptomyces sp. HUAS MG91 sequence ACGGCCCCACCGGCGACGGCGAACCAGCCGCCCACCTTGGCCAGCCCCGCCGTGTCACCGAACGCGGCGACGGCCAGCAGCACCATCGCCACGAACAGCAACCCGTACGTGCCCCGCGCGAACACCCCGGCCCCCGCGGACCCGAGCGTCAGACTGAGCGCGAGCAGGGCGAACAGCAGCAGGAACAGCCCCGCCGCGTTCGCCGAGACCGCGTCCCCGGCCCCGACGCCCCAGGTGAACCAGAAGGCGCCGAGCCCGGCGAAGGCGGTACCGGTGAAGCCGTCCTCGCGCAGTGCGAGCAGACCGGCGACGAAGAGGGCGACCCCGCCCACGTACGTCGCGACGGAGACGGCGTTGGCCGCCGTGACACCGTCGATCACCGCGGTGTGACCGAGGCCGAACGCCAACAGGGTGAGTCCGAGCGCGAGTTGACCGAGAGTCGAGACGGAGGAGGCGGTGCTTCCCGCGGAGACGTCGTTGTCCACAGCGGGCTCCCTTCATACGAAGTGCGGGTGCTCTGAGCTGTTGTCCAGCGACCGCTATGTACCCTTCACAAGGGCACAAAGCACCTCTACGCGCGAGTAGATTCAGCCACGCGGCAGAAATTCACCGACCGGCCAATGACGCTTCCCCGCACCCGACTTGATGAACCGTCAGCCGCATTTCACCTGGGACAGGACCCGGTCACGGAATGACAACGACGGGCCGCTGCGCGCGCCGCGCGAGCCGCCCCGCGACGGAGCCGAAGATCCGCCCGACGAGACCGTGGGTCGAGCCCACGACGATGGCGTCGGCGGAGTACTCCCGGCCGACCTCCTCCAGCTCGTGGCAGATGTCGCCACCGCGCTCGACGAGGATCCACGGCACCTCGGAGAGATAGTCCGCGCAGGCGAGCTCCAGGCCGAGCACCTCGGTGCGGTGGTCGGGCACGTCCACGAAGACGGGCGGCTCACAGCCGGCCCACACCGTGGTGGGCAGCCGGTTGGCGACATGCACGATGATCAGCCCGGAACCCGAGCGGTGCGCCATGCCGATCGCGTACGCCAGGGCCCGCTCGCTCGACGTCGAGCCGTCGAAGCCGACGACGACGCCGTGCTTGAACGCGGGGTCACAGGCGTGACGGGGCTCTTCGGCGGCTCGGGGGGTCGTCGTCGGATCGGCGACCTGCCGTTTGCGGCCTTCGGGTTCGGGAAG is a genomic window containing:
- a CDS encoding GPR1/FUN34/YaaH family transporter, producing the protein MDNDVSAGSTASSVSTLGQLALGLTLLAFGLGHTAVIDGVTAANAVSVATYVGGVALFVAGLLALREDGFTGTAFAGLGAFWFTWGVGAGDAVSANAAGLFLLLFALLALSLTLGSAGAGVFARGTYGLLFVAMVLLAVAAFGDTAGLAKVGGWFAVAGGAVAWYGATAAMSGLPTVLPGRAAGRGVTAAG
- a CDS encoding universal stress protein: MAGHELPEPEGRKRQVADPTTTPRAAEEPRHACDPAFKHGVVVGFDGSTSSERALAYAIGMAHRSGSGLIIVHVANRLPTTVWAGCEPPVFVDVPDHRTEVLGLELACADYLSEVPWILVERGGDICHELEEVGREYSADAIVVGSTHGLVGRIFGSVAGRLARRAQRPVVVIP